The genomic DNA GGTTATAAAATTGGGGATGCTCAAGTTTCGGAACTGCACGCTAATTTTATTCTGAATTGCGGTAGTGCTACGGCAACAGATATTTTTCGGTTGATTCGTTACGTTCAGGAAAAAGTCGAGCAACAGCACTCGGTTCGGTTGCACCCAGAGGTGAAAATTCTCGGTCGCTTTGAGGGATGAGAAAGTTGGGTACAATAGCTTAGGTCGGCACAATTACCATTATAGAGTGAAGCAGTTATGGCAAAAGGACAGGGATTTGGTTTCGGTTTAGGCAAAATGAAAGAGCTGACCGAGGCATTTAAGAAAGCTCAACAAGTTCAGGAAGGAGCCAAACAACTCCAGGAGGAGCTGGAGCAGATGGAAGTTGAGGGAGAAGCCGGAGGTGGACTGGTTAAGGTGACCATGAATGGCAATCAAAATCCTCAAAAAGTGACGATCGCTCCGGACGTATTGGCTGAGGGAGCTGAAGTCGTCTCCGACTTAGTGACGGCTGCCATGAAAGATGCCTACAACAAGTCTACGGCAACGATGAAGGAGAGGATGGAAGATTTGACCGCAGGGTTGAATCTACCGGGAATGTAATCGGTTTGGGGCGAAGGAAGA from Roseofilum casamattae BLCC-M143 includes the following:
- a CDS encoding YbaB/EbfC family nucleoid-associated protein — encoded protein: MAKGQGFGFGLGKMKELTEAFKKAQQVQEGAKQLQEELEQMEVEGEAGGGLVKVTMNGNQNPQKVTIAPDVLAEGAEVVSDLVTAAMKDAYNKSTATMKERMEDLTAGLNLPGM